The DNA segment TTTTGACTGTCTCTGCCTGCTCCATCTTTTCGGGTGTGCAGCTACTTCCGCAGCAGCAATTTTTTTCCGCTTTCTTTTTGTTAAACAATCCCATAGTTCAATACCTCCTATTAAATCAAAATGATCTGAAACGCATTAAATAAATAGCCCACTAAAATAATTCCAACCGCACAAATTCCGATGAACAGCGACAGCAGTTTGGGTTTTACAGCCTTGCGAAGCATAATCAGGGAAGGCAGCGACAGGGTTGTAACCGCCATCATAAAGGACAGAACCGTACCCAGCTGAGCGCCCTTGGAAAGAAGTGCTTCCGCAACGGGAATTGTGCCAAAAATATCTGCATACATGGGGATGCCTACAATCGTGGCAATGATTACGCCAAAGGGATTGTTGCTTCCCAGAACCGTAACAATCCAGCTTTCCGGTATCCAGTTGTGTATCAACGCACCGATACCGACACCAATCAGAATATAGGGAAACACTTTTTTGAAGGTGCTAAGCATTTGTTCTTTTGCATAAGTAAGCCGCTCCCGTTTCGTCAAATCAGGAGATTCAATATCTACCTTTCCCGCAGACAGCACAAAACTTTCCACATACTTTTCCATGCGTAATTTTTCGATGATTGTACCTCCGACAACGGCGATAATAAGCCCTAAAATCACATAGACAATGGCAACTTTTGCGCCAAAAATACTAATCAGCAGGACGAGACTTCCCAAATCTACCATAGGAGATGAAATCAGGAACGAAAATGTTACACCCAAAGGCAATCCTGCACTTGTAAAACCGATAAACAGTGGTATAGATGAACAGGAACAAAATGGTGTCACGGTTCCCAGCAAGGCAGACACAATGTTCGCCCAGATTCCATGGAAGCGTCCTAAAATACGCTTGCTACGCTCCGGCGGGAAGTAACTTTGGATATAAGAAATTATAAAAATCAGTACGCAGAGCAGCACTGTGATCTTCAAAACATCGTAAATAAAAAATTGCACACTGCCACCAATACGTCCATTCACGTCCAAACCAAGTACAGACAAACCTCTCCCGATCAGTCCGTTTAGCCATTTCATGCCAAGCACTTGGTCTTGAATAAAGTCCCAGACTCCCATGCAAAAACCTCACTTTCATTTATAACAATATATCAAAAATATTTGATATGATGTGGCTTAGAAAACGCCATCCTTTTCCTTGTAGATGGCGTTTTTTATCCGCACTTTGGACAAGTGCGTTTTTCCTCTGTGTCCGGGGTTGTCAACTTTTTCAACAGCTCCACCGCGTACTCCCTGCCGGAAGTGCTCAGGCGGTAGTGTGTCCATTTCCCCTCCTGACGGCTGACAACAATTCCAGAGTCACAGAGGATTTTCATGTGGTATGAAAGACCAGATTGCGTTAAATCTAATGGCTCTTGTAAGACGCAAGCGCACTTTTCACCGCTTCTTAGCTGTTCCAAGATTGAAAGACGCTTGGGGTCACAGAGAGCCTTAAACACCTTCGCTTGCTCCTGATACTCTGTCCTCATGTACTCACCTCATATCAAATTATTTTGATACGA comes from the Eubacteriaceae bacterium Marseille-Q4139 genome and includes:
- a CDS encoding permease → MGVWDFIQDQVLGMKWLNGLIGRGLSVLGLDVNGRIGGSVQFFIYDVLKITVLLCVLIFIISYIQSYFPPERSKRILGRFHGIWANIVSALLGTVTPFCSCSSIPLFIGFTSAGLPLGVTFSFLISSPMVDLGSLVLLISIFGAKVAIVYVILGLIIAVVGGTIIEKLRMEKYVESFVLSAGKVDIESPDLTKRERLTYAKEQMLSTFKKVFPYILIGVGIGALIHNWIPESWIVTVLGSNNPFGVIIATIVGIPMYADIFGTIPVAEALLSKGAQLGTVLSFMMAVTTLSLPSLIMLRKAVKPKLLSLFIGICAVGIILVGYLFNAFQIILI
- a CDS encoding helix-turn-helix transcriptional regulator encodes the protein MRTEYQEQAKVFKALCDPKRLSILEQLRSGEKCACVLQEPLDLTQSGLSYHMKILCDSGIVVSRQEGKWTHYRLSTSGREYAVELLKKLTTPDTEEKRTCPKCG